A region of Silene latifolia isolate original U9 population unplaced genomic scaffold, ASM4854445v1 scaffold_329, whole genome shotgun sequence DNA encodes the following proteins:
- the LOC141639295 gene encoding cytochrome b5-like → MGEEKKVFTLADVAEHSSAKDCWLVIGGKVYNVTKFLEDHPGGDDVLLSATGKDATDDFEDVGHSSTARAMMDEMYVGEIDSTTIPTKVQYTPPKQPQYNHDKTSEFVIKILQFLVPLLILGVAVGIRFYTKSSA, encoded by the exons ATGGGTGAGGAGAAAAAAGTTTTCACTTTAGCTGACGTTGCTGAGCACAGCTCTGCCAAGGATTGTTGGCTTGTCATTGGTGGAAAG GTTTACAATGTGACGAAGTTCTTGGAAGACCATCCCGGTGGTGATGATGTCCTATTGTCTGCCACAG GAAAAGATGCAACCGATGATTTTGAGGATGTTGGTCATAGCAGTACGGCTAGAGCAATGATGGATGAGATGTATGTGGGGGAAATTGACAGCACTACTATTCCTACCAAGGTCCAGTACACGCCACCAAAGCAGCCACAATACAACCATGACAAAACTTCAGAATTCGTCATCAAGATCCTTCAGTTCCTAGTTCCTCTCCTAATATTAGGTGTAGCTGTTGGCATCCGCTTCTACACCAAGTCTTCCGCATAA
- the LOC141639296 gene encoding uncharacterized protein LOC141639296 yields the protein MLLKQYDLVFVPQKAVKGQAIADFFADHPVPAEWEISDDLPGEELFYVDVLPPWQMYFDGAARKDGAGAEVVFVTPQNHLMPYSFTLTQLCSNNMAEYQALILGLQMAIEIGVRDMDIYGDSKLVVNQVLGEYEVKKEDLIPYHQRALQLLNQLEDIHVGHVPRSANKLADALANLAATLALGAEESMQVPVCNRWVVSLLEGEKNVDITNMICVYTVDEDDWRQPIIDFLDHQKLPDDPRHKVEIRRRAPKFIHYKWTLYRRSFSGQWLRCLSKDEATEAMHEAHSGICGAHQSGPKLHDRVKRMGCYWPTMVQDWDVDDE from the exons ATGTTACTTAAGCAGTATGACTTGGTGTTCGTGCCTCAAAAGGCTGTCAAAGGTCAAGCTATCGCCGACTTCTTTGCTGATCATCCAGTGCCAGCAGAGTGGGAAATTTCAGATGACCTCCCAGGAGAAGAACTTTTCTATGTGGACGTCCTACCTCCATGGCAAATGTACTTTGACGGTGCTGCAAGGAAGGACGGAGCTGGAGCCGAAGTTGTAttcgtaactccacaaaatcatctcATGCCATACTCCTTTACGCTCACTCAGTTGTGCTCAAATAATATGGCAGAATACCAAGCTCTCATACTCGGCCTCCAAATGGCGATCGAAATAGGTGTTAGAGATATGGACATCTACGGCGACTCGAAGCTGGTGGTCAACCAAGTCCTTGGTGAATATGAAGTAaaaaaggaagacttgattccCTACCATCAACGGGCATTACAACTGTTGAATCAACTTGAGGACATCCATGTTGGTCATGTGCcaaggagtgccaataagttggctGACGCGCTTGCTAATCTTGCAGCCACTTTGGCACTGGGGGCAGAAGAGTCTATGCAAGTCCCAGTCTGCAATCGTTGGGTAGTATCATTGCTTGAGGGAGAAAAAAATGTAGATATAACCAACATGATATGCGTCTACACAGTTGATGAAGATGATTGGCGTCAACCTATCATTGATTTCTTGGACCACCAAAAACTACCCGATGATCCCAGACACAAGGTAGAAATACGTCGACGTGCTCCAAAGTTCATTCACTATAAATGGACACTATACAGACGTTCTTTCTCAGGCCAATGGTTGAGGTGTCTAAGCAAGGACGAAGCTACTGAAGCAATGCATGAAGCTCATTCTGGCATTTGTGGTGCTCATCAATCTGGGCCTAAACTTCATGATCGTGTAAAGAGAATGGGGTGTTACTGGCCAACCATGGTGCAAGATT gggatgtCGACGATGAATAG
- the LOC141639292 gene encoding large ribosomal subunit protein uL13w, giving the protein MVSGSGVMAKRVVVDARHHMLGRLASIVAKELLSGQRVVVVRCEEIALSGGLVRQKMKYLRFLRKRMNTKPSHGPIHFRAPSKIFWRTVRGMIPHKTKRGAAALARLKVYEGVPPPYDKIKRMVVPDALKVLRLQKGHKYCLLGRLSKEVGWNHYDTIRELEEKRKERSKVAYERKKQITRLRVKAEKIAEEKLGAQLDILAPVKY; this is encoded by the exons ATGGTGTCTGGATCAGGAGTAATGGCGAAGCGCGTGGTCGTCGACGCCCGCCACCACATGCTCGGCCGTCTTGCCTCCATCGTAGCCAAGGAGCTTCTCTCAGGACAGCGCGTGGTGGTTGTACGTTGCGAGGAGATTGCGCTTTCCGGCGGATTAGTCCGTCAGAAGATGAAGTACCTCCGCTTTCTACGTAAGCGTATGAATACTAAGCCGTCTCATGGTCCTATTCATTTCCGTGCTCCTTCTAAGATTTTTTGGCGTACTGTTCGTGG AATGATCCCCCATAAGACCAAGAGAGGAGCCGCTGCATTGGCTAGGTTGAAGGTGTACGAGGGTGTCCCCCCACCGTATGACAAAATCAAGAGGATGGTTGTCCCTGATGCTCTAAA GGTGTTGAGGTTGCAGAAGGGTCACAAGTATTGCTTGCTTGGCCGTCTTTCCAAGGAAGTCGGATGGAACCACTATGACACTATCAGG GAGTTGgaagagaagagaaaggagagGTCTAAGGTTGCATACGAAAGGAAGAAGCAGATTACTAGATTGAGGGTCAAGGCAGAAAAGATTGCAGAAGAGAAACTTGGAGCTCAGTTAGACATTCTAGCCCCTGTCAAATACTGA
- the LOC141639293 gene encoding uncharacterized protein LOC141639293 — translation MAQILAARPYTEPTEDPNAIMAGLKDELKKRKAASGNKFEGEGKVVSYIGILGNRIRNVDLERFDHHEWSGLPMETYPKVIPSGVNVYVQHQGTLHQGVKGGFAFIDASARMWLVAFDYQKNKVYVEAGSSKPINWEDVRGKLDAAPSNIADHKDPIRGAWVSAMISDSSLLAFFLVDPSIGN, via the exons ATGGCCCAAATACTGGCAGCACGACCATATACCGAGCCAACTGAGGATCCAAATGCAATAATGGCGGGGCTGAAAGATGAACTTAAGAAGAGGAAAGCAGCGTCAGGAAACAAGTTTGAGGGAGAAGGGAAGGTGGTTAGTTATATAGGCATATTAGGGAATAGAATACGCAATGTTGATTTGGAGCGCTTTGACCATCATGAATGGTCGGGGCTTCCAATGGAGACCTACCCTAAGGTTATCCCTAGCGGAGTTAATGTTTATGTGCAACACCAAGGGACTCTTCATCAAGGTGTCAAGGGTGGTTTTGCATTTATCGATGCTTCTGCTCGCATGTGGCTTGTCGCTTTTGACTACCAAAAAAATAAG GTCTATGTGGAAGCAGGATCTTCCAAGCCTATCAACTGGGAAGATGTCAGGGGTAAACTGGACGCGGCACCTTCAAACATAGCGGATCACAAGGACCCAATTCGTGGCGCTTGGGTGTCGGCTATGATTAGTGATTCCTCCTTGCTTGCGTTTTTCCTGGTCGACCCTTCCATAGGCAACTAG
- the LOC141639294 gene encoding U4/U6 small nuclear ribonucleoprotein Prp31 homolog has protein sequence MAGQDASNNVEIDPEYEVIVGCNALSVDIEDQIMRTYNLIRDNYRLKFPELESIVHHPIDYARIVKKIGNESDISLVDLEGLLRPPIIMVVSITASTTSGKPLPDDVLHKTLEACDRALDLDSARKKLVDFLETRMFYIAPNLSELVGSGVAAKLMVSAGGLGSLAKMPACNVQLVGAQTNNLAGFSCQYHHHIGYLEQTEIFRSTPPGPALRKRVCRLLAAKSTLVARVDYTRGDPTGKMGRALRQDIHNKIDKWQQLPPPKIVKPLLLPNLVPKKKRGGPRLRKMKERYAVTDLRKLANRMHFGLPQHNNSYQ, from the coding sequence ATGGCAGGTCAAGATGCTAGCAATAATGTTGAAATTGATCCGGAATACGAGGTGATTGTTGGCTGCAACGCGTTGTCAGTGGATATTGAAGATCAAATAATGAGGACTTACAATTTAATCCGTGATAACTACCGTCTGAAATTTCCGGAGCTGGAGTCGATTGTTCACCACCCTATAGATTATGCCCGTATTGTAAAAAAAATAGGTAATGAGAGTGACATAAGCTTAGTTGATCTAGAAGGCCTTCTCCGTCCTCCTATCATTATGGTTGTATCTATTACTGCTTCCACCACCAGTGGGAAGCCACTGCCAGATGATGTTTTACACAAGACTCTCGAAGCTTGTGATCGTGCACTAGATCTTGATTCAGCAAGGAAAAAGCTTGTTGATTTTTTGGAAACCAGAATGTTTTACATTGCACCAAATCTTTCAGAGCTTGTTGGAAGTGGAGTTGCTGCAAAGCTTATGGTGTCTGCTGGAGGTTTGGGATCACTCGCAAAGATGCCAGCTTGTAATGTTCAACTTGTTGGTGCCCAAACAAATAATCTTGCTGGATTTTCCTGTCAATATCATCATCACATTGGTTATTTGGAGCAAACTGAGATATTCAGGAGCACACCCCCCGGCCCCGCTCTCAGAAAGCGTGTTTGTCGTCTTTTGGCAGCAAAGTCTACCCTTGTAGCCCGAGTGGATTATACAAGAGGAGACCCAACTGGGAAGATGGGAAGGGCTCTTCGACAAGATATTCACAACAAGATTGACAAGTGGCAACAGCTACCTCCTCCCAAGATTGTCAAACCTCTACTGCTTCCTAATTTAGTaccaaaaaagaaaagaggaggacCAAGGTTGAGGAAGATGAAGGAGAGATATGCTGTTACGGACCTCAGAAAGTTGGCAAATAGGATGCACTTTGGACTGCCCCAACACAATAATTCTTATCAGTAA
- the LOC141639297 gene encoding uncharacterized protein LOC141639297 yields MEDEVGCGAVKTGTGHAKGGWEKPLVGTVKVNVDAGFVEGLGMGMGAVCWENSGKICWGVAVQREERYEVKVAEAEAVLTGLKEAHRTGYPRVIIESDNIGVVDDLKQRKQGRSDIHLVYEDIYLICNLFESVVFRYLRRYYNKVAHEIAHARPWVYDRRCWVDDLSMYVADIAYLDLIYLTLWVFIKKTE; encoded by the coding sequence ATGGAAGATGAAGTCGGTTGTGGGGCTGTAAAAACGGGGACTGGCCATGCTAAAGGAGGGTGGGAGAAGCCGTTGGTAGGAACCGTCAAGGTTAATGTAGATGCGGGTTTCGTTGAAGGATTGGGCATGGGTATGGGGGCGGTATGCTGGGAGAATTCGGGCAAAATTTGCTGGGGTGTTGCGGTTCAACGTGAAGAGAGATATGAGGTGAAGGTGGCGGAAGCGGAAGCGGTCCTCACGGGGTTGAAGGAAGCACATAGGACGGGCTACCCAAGAGTGATAATCGAGAGCGATAACATCGGTGTTGTTGATGACTTGAAGCAACGTAAACAGGGAAGGAGCGATATTCATTTAGTTTATGAggatatttatttaatttgtaatttgtttgaGTCCGTTGTTTTTAGGTATTTACGTCGATATTATAATAAGGTGGCTCATGAGATAGCTCATGCTAGGCCATGGGTCTATGATAGACGATGTTGGGTCGATGACCTTTCCATGTATGTTGCAGATATCGCTTATCTTGATTTAATATACTTAACCCTTTGGGTTTTCATTAAAAAAACGGAGTAG